A single window of Syntrophotalea acetylenica DNA harbors:
- the xerC gene encoding tyrosine recombinase XerC — protein MDRSIDRFCCYLEIERNLSVHTLRAYRHDLLEFLRFVKSQTDTDAGPVTPERVDVLLLRRYLARLHKRNCRTTIGRKLSAIRSFFRYLVRQGALQVNPAETVATPRRERYLPKVLTVDEMFALIQAAASDEPLTVRDRAILELFYSSGLRVGELAALDVGHVDLVEGLVRVRGKGDKERIVPVGRMARQALDRYLVARGAPRQDQPLFLNYRGERLSARSIERNLKKWLLHAGILKDASPHALRHSFATHLLDGGADLRAIQELLGHASLSTTQKYTQVSLDRLMDVYDRAHPRSRGKS, from the coding sequence ATGGACCGCTCAATCGATCGCTTCTGTTGCTATCTTGAGATTGAACGCAACCTGTCCGTTCACACGCTGCGCGCCTATCGGCACGATTTACTGGAGTTTTTACGGTTTGTCAAAAGTCAGACGGACACGGATGCCGGGCCGGTGACACCGGAACGGGTCGATGTTTTGCTGCTGCGGCGCTATCTTGCCCGGCTGCACAAGCGCAACTGCAGAACCACCATTGGCCGCAAACTGTCAGCCATACGCAGCTTTTTCCGTTATCTGGTGCGCCAGGGGGCATTGCAGGTCAATCCCGCCGAAACCGTCGCCACGCCCCGGCGCGAGCGCTATCTGCCAAAAGTTTTGACGGTGGACGAGATGTTTGCCCTGATACAGGCTGCCGCCAGCGACGAGCCGCTCACGGTTCGCGATCGGGCCATTCTCGAGCTGTTTTATTCCAGCGGCCTGCGGGTCGGGGAACTGGCAGCACTCGATGTCGGTCACGTCGATCTTGTCGAAGGGCTGGTGCGGGTCCGGGGCAAAGGCGACAAGGAGCGCATCGTGCCGGTCGGGCGCATGGCGCGGCAGGCCCTGGACCGTTATCTGGTCGCGCGGGGCGCGCCGCGACAGGACCAGCCGCTGTTTCTCAACTACCGGGGCGAAAGACTGTCGGCCAGGAGTATCGAGCGCAACCTGAAAAAATGGCTGCTGCACGCCGGCATTCTCAAAGATGCCTCCCCCCATGCCCTGCGCCACTCCTTTGCTACCCATCTGCTGGATGGCGGCGCCGATCTGCGCGCTATTCAGGAGCTGCTTGGACATGCGTCGTTGTCCACAACCCAGAAATACACCCAGGTCAGCCTCGACCGGCTGATGGACGTGTACGACCGGGCCCACCCGCGCAGCCGTGGAAAGAGCTGA
- a CDS encoding YggT family protein: protein MGILQGLQFTLIKMVASAIEIYAYIVVARAILSWVNPDPYNPIVRFLYNATEPVLQRLRRLLPLRVGGLDFTPMVLIFVLFFVSNFLRTLLFR from the coding sequence GTGGGCATTCTTCAAGGGTTGCAGTTTACATTGATAAAAATGGTGGCTTCGGCTATCGAGATTTACGCCTACATCGTGGTGGCGCGGGCCATTCTTTCGTGGGTCAATCCCGATCCTTACAACCCCATTGTGCGGTTCCTTTACAACGCCACGGAGCCGGTTTTGCAACGCCTGCGGCGGCTTCTACCTTTGCGGGTCGGCGGGCTGGATTTTACGCCGATGGTGCTGATTTTCGTCTTGTTTTTCGTAAGCAATTTTTTGCGGACCTTGCTGTTTCGCTGA
- a CDS encoding DUF362 domain-containing protein, which produces MTPRVALTAAADYRRETVAEAIGILVEHLGGMGAFIRPGQRVLIKPNMLAGKPPDSAVTTHPEVVRAVILLAQKAGGIVSVGDSPGIGAPAQVARHCGIMDVIEETGAVFAPFQDSVAIGAVGRTFHKLELARDVVAAEVIINLPKLKTHGMMGLTCGVKNLFGAVVGMRKPALHLQAGADKGLFALMLLELAEHIRPCLTIVDAIVGMEGNGPGSGDPVAIGALLAGTDPLAVDTVATRLVGMTPDQVWTQRMAQRTGRPGSRLEDIECCGSALEKLAVPPLRPAPSADVAWGLPCWMRSALKHSLSSWPYADMQRCRRCGLCVKHCPPGAMKLDHNRLRIDYRRCIGCFCCQELCPYGALLTRQGWLLRLGRWLVERRRPASATGQTHRKPPDPR; this is translated from the coding sequence ATGACGCCGCGCGTCGCACTGACCGCCGCGGCTGATTACCGGCGCGAAACGGTTGCGGAAGCCATCGGGATCCTTGTGGAGCATCTGGGGGGAATGGGCGCCTTCATCCGGCCCGGCCAGCGGGTGTTGATCAAACCGAACATGCTGGCCGGCAAGCCGCCGGACAGCGCGGTTACCACCCACCCGGAAGTGGTGCGCGCGGTCATCCTGCTGGCGCAGAAAGCCGGCGGCATCGTCTCGGTAGGGGACTCGCCCGGCATCGGCGCTCCGGCACAGGTAGCGCGACATTGCGGCATCATGGATGTGATCGAAGAAACCGGGGCGGTTTTTGCCCCTTTCCAGGATTCGGTCGCCATTGGCGCGGTCGGACGGACTTTTCACAAACTCGAACTGGCCCGGGATGTTGTGGCTGCCGAGGTCATCATCAATCTGCCGAAACTGAAAACCCACGGCATGATGGGACTGACCTGCGGCGTGAAAAACCTGTTCGGCGCCGTGGTCGGAATGCGCAAACCGGCCCTTCATCTGCAGGCCGGCGCCGACAAGGGCCTGTTCGCCCTGATGCTGCTGGAACTGGCGGAACACATCCGCCCTTGCCTGACCATCGTTGATGCCATTGTCGGGATGGAAGGCAACGGTCCCGGCAGCGGCGACCCCGTCGCCATCGGCGCGCTGCTGGCCGGCACCGACCCCCTGGCCGTGGACACCGTCGCCACCCGCCTGGTCGGCATGACTCCGGACCAGGTCTGGACGCAGCGCATGGCGCAGCGGACCGGGCGCCCCGGCAGCCGCCTGGAAGACATCGAATGCTGCGGCTCTGCCCTGGAAAAACTGGCGGTACCGCCCCTCCGGCCGGCACCAAGCGCCGACGTGGCGTGGGGCCTGCCCTGCTGGATGCGCTCGGCGTTAAAACATTCTCTGAGTTCGTGGCCTTATGCCGATATGCAACGCTGCAGGCGCTGCGGCCTGTGCGTCAAGCATTGTCCGCCCGGGGCCATGAAACTGGATCACAACCGCCTGCGCATCGACTACCGGCGCTGCATCGGCTGCTTCTGCTGCCAGGAACTGTGCCCCTACGGCGCACTGCTGACCCGCCAGGGCTGGCTGCTGCGCCTCGGCCGCTGGCTGGTAGAACGCCGCAGACCCGCATCCGCAACCGGACAGACACACCGCAAACCGCCCGACCCCCGATAA
- the thiF gene encoding sulfur carrier protein ThiS adenylyltransferase ThiF — protein sequence MQIWINEQRHDVPPDASLFGVRDQFRPQADVMIVNGFPETADLPLTENDRVVLIRRGETPSAEEFDALLTARHTPGVHERLKHACVGIAGAGGLGSPIAAALARSGIGKLVVADYDVVEPSNLNRQMYFIDQIGLPKVKALAATLARINPGVAVVTHIVRLTRDNIATLFAEVDVMVEALDDARAKAMLTETFMSHFPGKPLVAASGVAGAGSANTIVTRRTIGNLYLVGDGETAAAPGTGLMAPRVGVAAHHQANAVVQLLLGDVPV from the coding sequence ATGCAGATCTGGATCAACGAGCAAAGGCATGACGTCCCGCCGGACGCCAGCCTTTTCGGCGTTCGTGACCAATTCAGGCCGCAGGCCGACGTTATGATTGTCAACGGTTTTCCGGAAACGGCGGACCTGCCGTTGACCGAGAACGACCGTGTGGTGCTGATCCGCCGTGGTGAAACCCCATCCGCCGAGGAATTTGACGCCCTGCTGACGGCACGTCATACCCCGGGGGTGCATGAGCGCCTCAAGCATGCCTGCGTCGGCATCGCCGGTGCCGGCGGCCTCGGCTCGCCCATTGCCGCGGCACTGGCGCGCAGCGGCATAGGGAAACTGGTGGTGGCGGATTACGATGTGGTGGAACCATCCAATCTCAATCGCCAGATGTATTTTATCGACCAGATCGGCCTGCCCAAGGTCAAAGCACTGGCCGCCACCCTGGCGCGGATCAATCCCGGGGTCGCGGTGGTCACACACATCGTGCGCCTGACCCGCGACAATATCGCCACACTGTTTGCGGAGGTGGACGTCATGGTGGAGGCGCTCGACGATGCTCGGGCCAAGGCCATGCTGACCGAAACTTTCATGAGCCACTTTCCCGGCAAGCCGCTGGTTGCCGCCTCGGGCGTGGCGGGAGCGGGCTCCGCCAACACGATCGTCACCCGCCGTACCATCGGCAATCTCTACCTGGTGGGCGACGGCGAAACCGCAGCGGCTCCTGGCACCGGCCTGATGGCGCCCCGTGTCGGCGTTGCCGCCCATCATCAGGCCAATGCCGTTGTCCAGCTGCTGCTCGGCGACGTGCCTGTCTGA
- a CDS encoding DivIVA domain-containing protein — protein sequence MTITPIDIQQHRFKTRTFGYDKAGVDRFLEQVADELERYALEVQKLKEDLARTRSALDEMREREATLKETLLTTQRMTDELKANARREADILIADAQLQGEKILQEARGRQLDLATEIQELRRQKVSFESGLRAVVESHLRLLEMNALPAREKGRFQPVLMEILEDETSARRPFGDDKDGR from the coding sequence ATGACCATCACTCCCATCGATATTCAGCAGCACCGGTTCAAAACCCGCACTTTCGGCTATGACAAGGCCGGGGTCGACAGATTCCTTGAACAGGTTGCCGATGAACTGGAGCGCTATGCCCTGGAGGTACAGAAACTCAAGGAAGATCTGGCGCGGACCCGCAGCGCTCTCGACGAAATGAGGGAGCGTGAGGCGACCCTCAAGGAAACTCTGCTCACCACCCAACGCATGACCGACGAATTGAAGGCCAATGCCCGCCGGGAGGCGGATATCCTGATTGCCGATGCCCAGTTGCAGGGCGAAAAGATTCTGCAGGAAGCCCGCGGCCGGCAACTCGATCTGGCTACGGAAATCCAGGAACTGCGGCGGCAGAAGGTGTCTTTCGAGTCGGGATTGCGGGCCGTGGTGGAAAGCCACCTGCGGCTGCTTGAAATGAACGCGTTGCCCGCCCGGGAAAAGGGTCGTTTCCAGCCGGTGCTGATGGAGATCCTGGAGGACGAAACATCCGCCCGGCGGCCCTTTGGCGACGACAAGGATGGACGCTGA
- a CDS encoding 3-deoxy-7-phosphoheptulonate synthase — protein MIRTTNLNIRALTPIIAPTDLKQVFPLSEEAAEFVLSSRQTIRDILNQQDHRIMVVVGPCSIHDPRAALEYAERLAALKEELSDQLFLVMRVYFEKPRTTIGWKGLINDPDLNGTHQISKGLGVARGLLCAITQMGLPIATEMLDPITIQYLSDMISWGAIGARTSESQPHREMASGLSFPVGFKNGTDGSLQIAIDAIGAACHPHSFLGISRDGRTAIVETTGNPDTHIVLRGGGGKPNYYPEDIARAENLLHRAGLKQAIMVDCSHANSFKDHQRQEEVLVNTLDQVVAGNRSICSLMIESNLEAGNQSLSADIKLLKYGLSITDKCVDWATTERMLRHARERLKKCGGRAIA, from the coding sequence ATGATCCGGACCACCAATCTCAATATCCGCGCGCTTACACCCATCATCGCACCGACCGATCTCAAGCAGGTCTTCCCTCTGAGCGAAGAGGCCGCGGAGTTTGTTCTAAGCAGCCGTCAGACCATCAGGGACATCCTGAATCAGCAAGATCACCGCATTATGGTGGTGGTCGGCCCCTGCTCGATCCATGACCCCAGGGCAGCCCTGGAATACGCTGAACGCCTGGCTGCACTGAAAGAAGAGCTGTCCGATCAACTGTTTCTGGTGATGCGCGTCTATTTCGAAAAACCGCGCACCACCATCGGCTGGAAAGGCCTGATCAACGATCCCGACCTCAACGGCACCCATCAGATATCCAAAGGTCTCGGAGTCGCCCGGGGTCTGCTGTGCGCCATCACCCAGATGGGACTGCCCATCGCCACGGAAATGCTCGATCCGATCACCATCCAGTATCTTTCCGACATGATCAGCTGGGGGGCCATCGGCGCACGCACTTCCGAATCCCAACCCCATCGGGAAATGGCCAGCGGTCTGTCGTTTCCTGTCGGGTTCAAGAACGGCACCGACGGCAGCCTGCAGATTGCCATCGATGCCATCGGCGCGGCCTGCCATCCGCACAGTTTTCTCGGCATCAGCCGGGACGGTCGCACCGCCATTGTCGAAACCACCGGCAACCCCGACACGCACATCGTACTGCGAGGCGGTGGTGGCAAGCCCAACTATTATCCCGAAGACATCGCACGGGCTGAAAACCTTCTGCATCGCGCCGGTCTCAAGCAGGCGATCATGGTTGACTGCAGTCATGCCAACTCCTTCAAGGATCACCAGCGGCAGGAAGAGGTTCTGGTCAACACCCTCGACCAGGTGGTGGCCGGCAACCGCTCCATCTGCTCCCTGATGATCGAAAGCAACCTCGAGGCCGGTAACCAGAGCTTGTCAGCCGACATCAAACTGCTCAAATACGGCCTTTCCATCACGGACAAGTGCGTCGACTGGGCCACCACCGAACGCATGTTGCGGCATGCCCGCGAGCGTTTGAAAAAATGCGGCGGACGCGCCATTGCCTGA
- a CDS encoding MerR family transcriptional regulator, with the protein MSLVKTWFAPEEAAGRFGISKALVLEWVDQGLVRSEREHGKVTRVNIDDVKLQVDALVHRD; encoded by the coding sequence ATGTCTCTGGTGAAAACCTGGTTTGCCCCGGAAGAAGCGGCCGGGAGGTTCGGGATCAGCAAAGCCCTGGTACTGGAATGGGTGGATCAAGGACTGGTGCGCAGCGAAAGGGAACACGGCAAGGTCACGCGGGTCAATATTGACGATGTCAAGCTGCAGGTCGATGCTTTGGTGCATCGTGACTGA
- a CDS encoding secondary thiamine-phosphate synthase enzyme YjbQ, producing the protein MITLDIPTRQREEMLDITDLVRDAIRRSGIRQGIACLHVPHTTSAITINENADRDVVRDLLFGLQRLVPRDAGYHHAEGNSDAHLKSSLLGVDQTLLIESGQPVLGTWQGIYFCEFDGPRRRKLHLRIIAA; encoded by the coding sequence ATGATCACCCTCGACATTCCAACCCGGCAGCGTGAAGAAATGCTCGATATCACCGACCTGGTTCGCGATGCCATCCGTCGGTCGGGAATCCGGCAGGGAATCGCCTGTCTGCATGTTCCGCATACCACCTCGGCGATCACCATCAACGAAAACGCCGATCGCGATGTGGTTCGCGACCTGCTTTTCGGCCTGCAGCGCCTCGTCCCCCGCGATGCCGGCTATCATCATGCCGAAGGCAACAGCGATGCCCACCTGAAAAGTTCGCTGCTGGGCGTCGATCAGACCCTGCTGATCGAAAGCGGCCAGCCGGTACTGGGCACCTGGCAAGGAATCTATTTCTGCGAATTCGATGGCCCGCGCCGCCGCAAACTTCACCTCCGGATCATCGCAGCATGA
- a CDS encoding DUF167 domain-containing protein: MSGCLTPSDAGVLLDIHVQPRASRNELAGLQGDCLKLRLTSPPVEGAANKACREFIAKLLGVAKSRVTLVSGDKSRHKRLLIEGMTVEEVRSVLS; this comes from the coding sequence ATGTCCGGGTGCCTGACCCCTTCCGATGCGGGTGTGTTGCTCGATATTCATGTGCAGCCGCGTGCCAGCCGCAACGAGCTTGCCGGGTTGCAGGGTGATTGTCTCAAGCTGCGCCTGACCTCCCCGCCCGTCGAAGGTGCGGCTAACAAGGCCTGCCGCGAGTTCATCGCCAAACTGCTGGGGGTGGCGAAAAGTCGGGTCACCCTCGTTTCCGGAGATAAATCCCGCCACAAACGCCTTCTGATCGAAGGCATGACGGTTGAAGAAGTGCGCAGCGTACTTTCCTGA
- a CDS encoding LEA type 2 family protein, producing the protein MFKRLALPHRLLLLMILTSLLGGCAVFRAEPPEIALAALQVDNLTLSHALLTADLDLYNPNDFNITVGKIRYALSIGGIRVAHGNSLDSIRLGSLQSGQLAVRLSTSYLNLLRLSPLLEEGKPLPYEISGDVMLGRIPWAQRNLPFRKKGSLDLSGLSSDANSVETSE; encoded by the coding sequence ATGTTCAAACGCCTTGCCCTGCCGCACCGATTGCTTTTGTTGATGATACTGACATCCCTGCTCGGGGGGTGCGCCGTATTCCGCGCCGAACCGCCGGAAATCGCCCTGGCCGCGCTGCAGGTGGACAACCTGACCCTGAGTCACGCCCTTTTGACGGCGGACCTCGATCTGTATAACCCCAACGATTTCAACATCACCGTCGGCAAGATACGCTATGCCCTGTCCATTGGCGGCATCCGCGTGGCCCACGGCAATTCTTTGGACAGCATCCGCCTGGGATCGCTGCAGAGCGGCCAGCTTGCCGTGCGGCTGTCTACCTCTTACCTCAATCTCCTGCGGCTGAGCCCGCTGCTGGAAGAGGGCAAACCGCTGCCTTATGAAATTTCCGGAGACGTGATGCTCGGCAGAATCCCGTGGGCACAACGCAACCTGCCCTTCAGAAAAAAAGGCTCCCTCGACCTTTCCGGACTCAGCTCCGACGCAAACAGCGTCGAAACCTCCGAATGA
- a CDS encoding phosphoenolpyruvate carboxylase, which translates to MDELYWKVDSPLARLAELTSFAGDLWERPLRRDVRSLGKLLGTVILEQAGMPVFEREEQLRQEAIAHRRRLYHAEFASQAWQDGGRLQAAIDLIRELSLDDAGQIVKAFSTFFELVNLAEIQHRKRRLRAVRMAPEAADKPGSLRGTLRRLRERGIQAEQLLEALGQIELVPVFTAHPTEVARRVTRTKRQHIATALEQLNRPLLFDAEAAAHQQAILCEITALWQTEEIRRQHPTVENEIDMGLDHYSPFLIPALRDFYPDLAAALQEVYLLPITPGSLPTVVRFGSWIGGDRDGNPSVTSASTRAALAGARAVILESYLADVAQLGEVLTSSGCRVPPSADFRKALQGYRQTMPGAVGRMAAFPSCELYRQFMAAVGYRLECTLEAPRHADAYRCAEDFYADLRLVRDSLDHHRAQRLSRSYLDPLLRKVDTFGFHLHALDIRQHARLHRQAAADIEQGQGDSSASSTVMEALEAVAVLKRQFPPQAICRYVISGAQSAEDVLLLVKLARQAGVKVAADNESRDPGLMPVPLFESIEDLRNAPEICHRLWHDEDYRNLLDSWGGCQEVMLGYSDSNKDGGMFTSTWELYKAQRALHRVARESHVRLRLFHGRGGTVGRGGGPTHRAIRCQPAGAFSGGIRITEQGEVINWKYADVVLARRNLELMVAACLENLLSADTDSEGICSEWESALEEMSLLALSFYRRHIVENPDLVPYFEQATPVQEFELAKIGSRPARRKPAGGIDDLRAIPWVFGWMQSRHVLPGWFGVGHALSTFAEKGADARRLLAQMMRDCPFFTDLIRNVELALTKVDLPIAWRYAQLVTDSGLRERFFALVDAEYRRTLAAVLEVAGQRSLMEHEPSLARSLRLRTPYVDPLSLMQIELLRRRRAGEESDALNYLLAATIHGIAAGLRNTG; encoded by the coding sequence ATGGACGAATTGTACTGGAAAGTCGACAGTCCGCTGGCAAGGCTCGCCGAACTGACCAGTTTTGCCGGCGACCTCTGGGAGCGGCCCTTGCGTCGCGATGTGCGTTCCCTGGGAAAGCTGCTCGGCACCGTTATCCTGGAGCAGGCCGGCATGCCGGTCTTCGAGCGGGAGGAGCAGCTTCGCCAGGAAGCCATCGCCCACCGGCGCCGCCTCTATCATGCCGAGTTTGCCTCGCAGGCCTGGCAGGATGGGGGCCGCTTGCAGGCGGCCATCGATCTGATACGCGAACTGTCACTGGACGATGCCGGCCAGATCGTCAAGGCGTTTTCGACGTTTTTCGAACTGGTCAACCTGGCCGAGATCCAGCATCGCAAACGGCGCCTGCGGGCTGTGCGCATGGCGCCCGAAGCGGCGGACAAACCGGGCTCCCTGCGGGGTACTCTGCGGCGGCTGCGGGAGCGCGGCATCCAGGCGGAACAACTGCTGGAGGCTCTGGGGCAGATCGAACTTGTCCCGGTATTCACCGCCCATCCGACGGAAGTCGCGCGGCGCGTTACCCGTACCAAGCGTCAGCATATCGCCACCGCTCTGGAACAGCTCAACCGGCCGCTGCTGTTCGATGCCGAAGCGGCCGCTCATCAGCAGGCGATTCTCTGTGAAATCACGGCGCTATGGCAGACCGAGGAAATCCGCCGCCAGCACCCGACCGTCGAAAATGAAATCGACATGGGACTGGACCATTACAGCCCTTTTCTGATCCCGGCGCTGAGGGATTTCTACCCCGATCTCGCCGCCGCGCTGCAGGAAGTTTATCTTCTGCCGATCACCCCCGGAAGCCTGCCGACGGTGGTGCGTTTCGGCTCCTGGATCGGCGGCGACCGCGACGGCAACCCGTCCGTAACGTCCGCTTCCACCCGTGCCGCTTTGGCCGGCGCCCGGGCCGTTATCCTTGAAAGCTATCTGGCGGATGTGGCGCAGCTTGGGGAGGTGCTGACCTCCTCCGGATGCCGGGTGCCTCCCTCAGCGGACTTCCGGAAGGCGCTGCAGGGTTATCGCCAGACCATGCCCGGGGCCGTCGGACGGATGGCGGCATTTCCGTCATGTGAACTGTACCGGCAGTTCATGGCGGCGGTCGGCTATCGTCTGGAGTGCACCCTCGAAGCACCGCGGCATGCCGACGCCTACCGCTGCGCCGAAGACTTTTACGCGGATCTGCGGCTGGTGCGTGACAGCCTCGATCACCACCGCGCGCAACGACTCTCCCGCAGCTATCTCGATCCGCTGCTGCGCAAGGTGGATACCTTTGGGTTTCACCTGCATGCGCTCGATATCCGGCAGCACGCCCGCCTGCATCGGCAGGCCGCGGCCGATATCGAGCAGGGGCAAGGCGATAGCAGCGCATCGAGCACGGTCATGGAGGCGCTGGAGGCGGTTGCGGTGCTCAAGCGGCAGTTTCCGCCGCAGGCGATCTGCCGTTATGTCATCAGCGGCGCGCAGAGCGCCGAGGATGTCCTGCTGTTGGTGAAGCTGGCCCGTCAGGCCGGGGTTAAGGTCGCCGCGGACAACGAAAGCCGGGACCCCGGCCTGATGCCGGTGCCGTTGTTTGAATCGATCGAAGATTTGCGCAATGCGCCGGAAATCTGCCATCGGCTGTGGCACGATGAAGACTACCGCAACCTGCTGGATAGCTGGGGCGGTTGCCAGGAGGTGATGCTCGGCTATTCGGATTCCAACAAGGACGGCGGCATGTTCACCAGCACCTGGGAGCTTTACAAGGCCCAGCGGGCACTGCACCGGGTGGCGCGGGAGAGCCATGTCCGCCTGCGGCTGTTCCACGGCCGGGGAGGTACCGTGGGCCGCGGCGGCGGTCCCACGCATCGTGCCATACGCTGTCAACCCGCGGGGGCTTTTTCCGGCGGCATCAGAATTACCGAACAGGGCGAAGTCATCAACTGGAAATACGCGGATGTGGTGCTGGCCCGGCGCAATCTCGAACTGATGGTAGCCGCCTGTCTCGAAAACCTGCTGTCTGCCGACACGGACAGCGAAGGGATCTGTTCCGAATGGGAATCCGCCCTGGAAGAGATGTCGCTGCTGGCGCTATCCTTTTATCGCCGGCACATTGTTGAAAACCCCGACCTGGTGCCCTATTTCGAACAGGCCACGCCGGTGCAGGAATTCGAACTGGCCAAAATCGGCTCGCGGCCGGCGCGGCGCAAGCCGGCCGGTGGCATCGACGATCTGCGCGCCATTCCCTGGGTTTTCGGCTGGATGCAGAGCCGCCATGTGCTGCCTGGCTGGTTCGGGGTCGGCCATGCTCTGTCCACCTTTGCCGAAAAAGGCGCGGATGCCCGCCGCCTGCTGGCGCAAATGATGCGCGACTGCCCGTTTTTTACGGATCTGATCCGCAACGTGGAGCTGGCGTTGACCAAGGTCGATCTGCCCATAGCCTGGCGTTATGCGCAACTGGTAACGGATTCCGGGCTGCGCGAGCGGTTTTTCGCTCTGGTGGATGCCGAATATCGGCGCACGCTGGCCGCCGTGCTGGAGGTTGCCGGCCAGCGCAGTCTCATGGAACACGAGCCGAGCCTGGCCCGGTCCCTGCGTCTGCGCACCCCCTATGTCGATCCCCTGAGTCTGATGCAGATCGAGCTTTTGCGGCGACGGCGGGCCGGTGAAGAGAGCGACGCGCTGAATTACCTGCTGGCGGCCACCATTCATGGCATCGCGGCCGGGCTGCGCAACACCGGGTGA
- the thiS gene encoding sulfur carrier protein ThiS: protein MMLKITINGKPHSFPEPATLSGILSHLGIDPARVAIEHNGTILLQKAFPATPVAAGDQLEIVQFVGGG, encoded by the coding sequence ATGATGCTGAAAATCACGATCAATGGCAAACCGCACAGCTTTCCCGAGCCGGCAACCCTTTCCGGGATCCTGTCCCATCTCGGCATCGATCCGGCACGGGTCGCCATCGAACACAACGGCACCATTCTCCTGCAGAAAGCCTTCCCCGCGACCCCGGTGGCCGCGGGTGACCAGCTGGAGATCGTGCAATTCGTCGGCGGGGGGTAA